A section of the Malania oleifera isolate guangnan ecotype guangnan chromosome 2, ASM2987363v1, whole genome shotgun sequence genome encodes:
- the LOC131147605 gene encoding LOW QUALITY PROTEIN: phospholipase A1-IIdelta (The sequence of the model RefSeq protein was modified relative to this genomic sequence to represent the inferred CDS: inserted 9 bases in 5 codons; deleted 2 bases in 2 codons; substituted 1 base at 1 genomic stop codon), with protein MLLTCSNNHPHQMETGKTKPTWALTTRKQWEGLLDPFDLSLRKPILRCGDFCQATYDAFDSDAHSKYCGSSRYGKKSFFHNVLLPDASNYKVVAFLYATSSIEISKAFIIHSVHPEAWDKETNWIGYIAVTTYEVSSALGRXIYVAWCGTIRQLEWLNVLEAKQLSIKRLXRIQKTNKNDNSDDGDNVPKVMEGWLTIXSNHNSPFAKTSARYQVLSKVKELVNTYIGKNLILMFKGHSLSAALVVLSAYDVVENGLQSIPISAFVFGCPMLGNKAFCNMLKAKLRILHIKNVIYHIPHYPSTPLGYAYAGIELPIDSRKSPYLKSSLYPGDWHNLQAXLHVXHNGDFELKVKRSMXLVSKSCDFPKDEYLVPTSWWVVKNKGMVLNEEGMWVSTQPCDDDIPVPEF; from the exons ATGCTCTTAACCTGTTCCAACAACCACCCTCACCAAATGGAAACTGGGAAAACAAAGCCAACATGGGCATTAACTACTAGGAAGCAATGGGAAGGCCTCCTTGACCCCTTCGACCTCAGCCTCCGGAAACCCATCCTCCGGTGTGGTGACTTCTGCCAAGCCACTTATGATGCCTTCGACAGTGATGCTCACTCCAAGTACTGTGGCAGCAGCCGCTATGGC AAAAAATCCTTCTTCCACAATGTGTTACTCCCAGATGCCTCC AACTACAAAGTTGTAGCTTTTCTATATGCCACTTCCAGCATCGAAATATCCAAAGCATTTATTATCCACTCCGTACACCCTGAGGCCTGGGATAAGGAGACAAATTGGATTGGATACATTGCAGTAACCACATATGAAGTCAGCAGCGCCCTTGGCA CAATCTACGTAGCATGGTGTGGAACCATTCGCCAACTTGAATGGCTCAATGTTTTGGAAGCAAAGCAGTTAAGCATCAAACGGTT CCGAATTCAGAAGACAAACAAGAATGACAACAGTGATGATGGGGACAATGTACCAAAGGTCATGGAGGGTTGGCTCACAAT TAGCAATCATAACTCTCCTTTTGCAAAAACAAGTGCAAGATACCAAGTTCTAAGCAAAGTCAAGGAGCTGGTGAATACATACATAGGAAAAAACTTGATCTTGATGTTTAAAGGACACAGCCTCAGTGCAGCACTAGTAGTTTTGAGCGCATATGATGTGGTAGAAAATGGGTTGCAAAGTATCCCGATATCGGCATTTGTGTTTGGCTGTCCCATGTTAGGGAACAAGGCCTTCTGTAACATGCTCAAGGCAAAACTGAGGATTTTACATATAAAGAATGTAATTTACCATATACCACACTACCCAAGTACCCCTTTGGGTTATGCATATGCAGGAATTGAGCTACCGATCGACAGCAGGAAGTCACCATACCTGAAGAGTTCGTTATACCCGGGGGATTGGCACAACTTGCAGGC GTTGCATGTGTGACACAATGGAGACTTTGAGCTGAAGGTGAAGAGGAGCAT GCTCGTCAGCAAGTCCTGTGATTTTCCTAAGGATGAATACTTGGTTCCTACCTCGTGGTGGGTTGTGAAGAACAAGGGTATGGTTCTGAATGAAGAAGGCATGTGGGTTTCAACCCAACCATGTGATGATGACATTCCTGTCCCAGAATTTTGA